From a region of the Phaseolus vulgaris cultivar G19833 chromosome 6, P. vulgaris v2.0, whole genome shotgun sequence genome:
- the LOC137833380 gene encoding uncharacterized protein, with translation MKRALLSKNKYKFVNGEILEPLCNDVKYEARERCNVTVVSWITRSLNTQIEQSTVYIDNAKDLWKDLEERFSKGSHFRISDLLQEINSIKQGEKSINEYYIDSKTLWEELDSLHPLPACTCKSKCTCNVIKTIAGYRELERIMCFLKGLEESYNIVKTQVIFMDPLPGVNRFFSLVLQQERHLNENSGYKNPHQQCQPIWSKDERKEQWY, from the coding sequence ATGAAACGTGCGTTACTTTcgaaaaacaaatacaaatttgtCAATGGTGAGATTCTTGAACCCTTATGTAATGATGTCAAATACGAAGCACGGGAGAGATGCAACGTTACGGTTGTTTCCTGGATTACAAGAAGTCTTAATACACAAATTGAACAAAGCACTGTGTACATAGATAATGCAAAAGATCTATGGAAAGATCTTGAAGAAAGATTCTCAAAAGGGAGTCATTTTCGCATTTCTGACCTTCTGCAAGAAATCAACTCCATCAAACAAGGTGAAAAAAGCATCAATGAGTACTACATTGATTCTAAAACTCTATGGGAAGAGCTGGATTCTTTGCATCCTCTACCTGCCTGCACCTGCAAATCAAAGTGTACGTGCAATGTGATAAAAACCATAGCAGGATACAGGGAATTAGAGAGAATCATGTGTTTTTTAAAGGGATTGGAAGAGAGCTACAACATTGTAAAAACGCAAGTCATATTCATGGATCCTCTGCCAGGGGTCAATCGTTTCTTCTCTTTGGTTCTGCAACAAGAGAGACATCTAAATGAAAATAGTGGATACAAAAATCCTCATCAACAATGCCAACCAATATGGTCAAAAGATGAACGGAAAGAACAATGGTACTAA